A single window of Martelella sp. NC20 DNA harbors:
- a CDS encoding OpgC family protein, which translates to MKSKRDPRIDVLRGLALIIIFIDHVPENLYSFYTMRMYGFADAAEAFVLISGISAGLAYSGRFVAGSVMATAKRIWRRAGTIYGAHVFSTLLVLALATPFLVRFGMEEFADVNGLSWLWKQPLATISGSALLTYQVSYFNILPLYVLLFAALPALLFLGTRSIGLMLAVSTAIWLAARYFELRLPAYPGEWAWYFNPFCWQLLFALGLAIGIAARRGRALVAFHPALYAVAVTFVLYALWWRLSGEYSFPFPALMPEFIADTSKETLGLPRIAHIMALTYIVVYMPGLRRFLSLPLFEPINVMGRASLATFVTGSLIAFALQIFREMTGITVLGDTLLLLAGLTVQYYAARAALARAGKARAAIPSAITPPATVMKRSG; encoded by the coding sequence GTGAAAAGCAAGCGCGACCCGCGCATCGACGTCCTGCGCGGGCTGGCGCTGATCATCATCTTCATCGACCATGTGCCGGAGAACCTCTACTCGTTCTACACCATGCGGATGTATGGCTTCGCCGATGCCGCCGAAGCCTTCGTGCTGATTTCCGGCATCTCGGCAGGGCTTGCCTATAGCGGCCGGTTCGTCGCGGGTTCGGTGATGGCGACGGCGAAGCGCATCTGGCGTCGGGCGGGCACGATCTACGGCGCCCATGTGTTCTCCACGCTTCTGGTTCTCGCGCTCGCGACGCCGTTTCTGGTGCGTTTCGGCATGGAGGAATTTGCCGATGTCAACGGGCTCTCATGGCTCTGGAAACAACCCCTCGCCACGATTTCCGGCTCCGCCCTGCTGACCTATCAGGTGAGCTATTTCAACATCCTGCCGCTCTATGTCCTGCTGTTTGCGGCCCTGCCCGCTCTGCTTTTCCTCGGCACGCGCAGTATCGGCCTGATGCTCGCGGTCTCGACGGCGATCTGGCTGGCGGCGCGCTATTTCGAGCTTCGGCTGCCCGCCTATCCCGGCGAGTGGGCGTGGTATTTCAACCCGTTCTGCTGGCAATTGCTGTTTGCCCTCGGTCTTGCGATCGGCATCGCCGCCCGGCGCGGCAGGGCGCTGGTCGCGTTCCACCCGGCGCTTTATGCCGTGGCCGTCACCTTCGTGCTTTATGCATTGTGGTGGCGGCTGAGCGGGGAATACAGCTTTCCCTTCCCCGCCCTGATGCCGGAATTCATCGCCGATACCAGCAAGGAAACGCTCGGCCTGCCGCGTATCGCCCATATCATGGCGCTCACCTATATCGTGGTCTACATGCCGGGCCTCAGACGGTTCCTGTCGCTGCCCCTGTTCGAGCCGATCAATGTCATGGGCAGGGCAAGCCTTGCGACTTTCGTCACGGGGTCGCTGATCGCGTTCGCGCTTCAGATTTTCCGCGAGATGACCGGTATAACCGTTCTGGGGGATACGCTGCTGCTGCTGGCCGGCCTCACGGTCCAGTATTATGCCGCCCGCGCGGCACTTGCCCGCGCCGGCAAGGCGAGAGCCGCGATACCGTCGGCAATCACGCCGCCCGCCACCGTCATGAAGCGTTCAGGCTGA